From Paenibacillus sp. V4I7, one genomic window encodes:
- a CDS encoding sugar phosphate isomerase/epimerase, with protein sequence MNKLGFMSYIYLGWSAEAIAEDASKHGLAYVQIDPKQAMQVMDDEPFSLTRAEKIRTIFENKGISVVSLSGYTNLLNPNLQKREDKLKQLEKMIDLCSAYGTRYIATETGSLHPTNAWRDFEGNRTPEAWDELLKMVDRLRNRAVKNSAVLLIEGFALNVLASPEQGVRLMEQLGTEGLALIMDPFNYLTQEDLSRQEEAMANIFDCIAPYSPIAHAKDALYGDGGFTTPRVGAGQADWSVYAALLASRLPDVPLILEHAKPEEVAECLDLIRKSFESAVRM encoded by the coding sequence ATGAACAAACTTGGTTTTATGAGTTACATATATCTTGGCTGGAGCGCGGAAGCAATCGCCGAAGACGCGAGCAAACACGGGTTAGCTTATGTGCAGATCGACCCGAAACAAGCTATGCAGGTGATGGACGATGAGCCGTTTTCTCTGACTCGTGCTGAAAAAATCCGTACCATCTTTGAGAATAAAGGGATTTCCGTCGTAAGCTTGTCGGGATACACCAATTTGCTGAACCCTAACCTACAGAAAAGGGAAGACAAGTTAAAACAGCTCGAGAAGATGATCGACCTATGTTCAGCTTACGGTACACGGTATATCGCGACAGAAACAGGTAGCCTACACCCTACCAACGCTTGGCGCGATTTTGAAGGAAACCGGACCCCTGAAGCATGGGATGAGCTGTTGAAAATGGTTGACCGTTTGCGGAACCGGGCTGTGAAGAACAGTGCCGTATTGTTGATCGAAGGATTCGCGCTTAATGTGCTGGCGAGTCCGGAACAGGGTGTCCGTTTGATGGAACAACTCGGAACCGAAGGGTTGGCGCTCATTATGGATCCTTTCAATTATTTGACGCAAGAAGATTTGAGCCGACAGGAAGAGGCTATGGCAAACATATTCGACTGCATTGCCCCTTATTCTCCGATTGCGCATGCCAAAGACGCACTTTACGGAGACGGAGGATTTACAACACCTCGGGTAGGGGCGGGACAGGCGGATTGGAGCGTGTATGCAGCGCTGCTTGCCAGTCGATTGCCGGATGTTCCGTTGATTCTGGAGCATGCAAAGCCGGAAGAAGTAGCGGAATGTTTGGATTTGATCCGAAAATCCTTTGAAAGTGCAGTTAGGATGTGA